The Gouania willdenowi chromosome 3, fGouWil2.1, whole genome shotgun sequence genome includes the window aattttttttcattttaacatatttaaattcaaattccacctttaaaaatacttatccgacaaaaataaacattttagggttagaattagggCTAGGTTTAGGGATAGAGTTAcagttagggctaaaataaaagggttagcggagtagctacaaaataaatatgagctaaaatacaaatgacggaactttaagtgacgtagtgcacctatcacgtgagctaaactggccaatgaggggcgctgcgtatctATAGAGTGGAAGTCTACAGATATGTTTAACGTACTAGTAGCCACGGccttttaaaaaacagtaatattgttatgcaaatatgacatttttatcccagtaactagtaatataactacattacaagtttagagtaacttacccgacactgtttatttattattattcacactCACCCATAGTCCACCTTCATGTGCTGCCCGTTGAAGAAGAAAACCGTGGATGGAATGTAGCTGATGTCAAAGTAACGAGTGTAAATTGGTGCTTTTTCCACATCGATGATATAAATGGAGGCCATGTTACTCAGATCGTGAGCCGTTTTTGATAGcttcagaaaaagaaaagaaaacaaatagaGTGAGAAAGTGTCTTTACTGTTATCTGGAGGTAAACGGTCTCCCTTACGATCTCATCCAGCTGGAGACAAACGGAGTCTTCATCTCTGCCAAACCTCAGCACTAAGACTTTCTCTGCCACGCCTTTAATCGCTTCATCTATGTCTTTTTTACACGTTAATTTGGGcaaaaacaaactcattttagtccaaCTAGTTGCCGTCTCTCGTGTTTTCCGGTCAATGACTGACTGGTGTTTCGGTGCGATTGGTTTATTAGTGAAATTTATTTCAACTTCCGGCTGCATCAGAGGTTCTGCGCAGTAGAGGCAGATTAACACGTGACTGGAAAAATTACAtattaaaatgtacaaattagaTTAAACCAGAACATATATGGTTTTAAAACACATAAACGAATacataaaagacacaaaataataaatgataattatCTATCACAGCTCGATTGTTATTTTAGAGTAAAAATGTTTAGTATGTAATAGGTTGAGTGtgcattaatttaaaaatgtgtattaatttgaaaatgtgtttgtttgtttgttttgcttttttatttatttttttcgcgTTTGTACCTGCAATATAATTGGGAAGTTAGTCACCAGTTACAATGGACACCAGTTGAACCAAAACACCAGGAAAAACTACCCCGGAAGTACTACTTTTAAAAAGGTCCGACAGAAAACCCCGTTAATAATTTTGAACTGCGATTAACAATTTAAAGTCTTTATCTGAAATttcaataaaattttaaaaactgtaattaagagattatatacaaaaaaacagacccatATAAAGCTTCCATGTGGCCGTTTTAGCGTGTTTTTCTCCTGACTATGACATATTATGCTGTTACACCGCAGAACAACGTGACCTTCCTGTCTGTGATCACTGCGTGTGTCCATGTGAATACAAGTTGGAGAAGTATCGGTGATTCGGTGATATTTATCCATCGAGATGTTTGCTGAACCGTTTTTCTGAGCTGGGAAAACAAAGCTGGTGACGTTTCTTGATTAACTCATACTCATCCCACTGCAGCTTCGATTGTTGAAGAAGTGTAATGGCGATGCTGAGGCTATTTGCTGCTCGATGTTGCTCTACAATCTGGAGTCATGGCCATTCTTTGGCGTCCCATGTTGCCAAGAAAAGAACAATAAGAGCGATCTCTGTCAGCAGTGCTTCTTTTAATCCACAAAGGCACTTCAGTACTGGAAGAGCTGTGTGGGAAGATGCTCTCCAAACGTCCAAACCAGAGGAACCAGAGCCTTTAGATCTAGATGGATGGAAATCTGTGATGAGATCCCAAGCTGCACCGAAGGAGAAACAAGTAACAAATGAATTGGTTGATAGTGACGGTGAAGATTTAGATGATCCAGAAGGAGAACCTAAGGACTGCTCCTTGGAGGCCATGCGGGATTTGGTGGTAATGTGGCGTCTGGCTGGGAAGCTCGTTCCCCAGGAGATGACGGATGAAGAGCTTGAGGGGTTCGCTAAAGTTACCACCAAGTCTGCCAGGAAGAAGTACTTGAAGTACCTCGCTCTCAAGGAGCGTTACAAACTGATCCGTAAGAAGAAGCAGCTGGAAAAGGCAGCTGTAAAAGAAACTATGATAAAAGAGAggagtgatgaagaggatggtcAGAgggacaatacattgaaaaacacTCTCTTCCTCACTTTTTGGTCACGATCCCTGGACAAATTTTTGGCCTGGCGGAGCGCCAGTGCTATGATGTATGGTCAACCGCTGGTGTTTGACATGAGGTACGACTCCCACATGTCCAGGCGAGAGTTGGAGAACGCTGTGTCCCAGCTGATGGAGGTGGAGGGATGGAACCGGCGTGCGGCAGAGCCGTACCACCTTCACTTCTGCAACCTGCAGCACAATGGGCCTTACATGCAGGAGCTGCTCAAACGATACGGCGAGGAGACCTGGAATCGTCTTTTCATCACCACGACGCACCGTCAGCATGTGGAGGTTTTCCCCAGAGAGCAGCTGGTTTACCTCACCGCTGACTCACCAAATGTTCTCCGCAAGTACGACCACAACAAGGTGTACATCATCGGTGCGATGGTGGACCGATCCATTCAGTCGGGCGTGTCATTGGCTCAAGCTAAGCGTCTGAAGCTGAACACGGCTCGGTTACCGCTCGACGAGTATCTCTACTGGGATATCGGAGCAAAAAATCTGACTCTGGACCAAATGATCCGCATCATGCTGACAATAAAGAACACCGGAAAATGGGAGGAGGCGTTAAAATTTGTGCCCAAGAGGAAGCATGATGGTTTCCACCAAGAGCGGAcacattacaacagcaacaacagagGAACACCAAGTCCTGAATGGAGAAACCAGGGAAAGACTGTGCAAAATGTTTACAGAAAGAACTCTGGGTTCATTGCGAGAGAAAAGAAGACTGGTTACGTTAGAGGAGAAAATGCTTCCCCTGGAACCAAAATACGGACTTTATTAAAGAGCACTTTGGAAGCAAGAAAAAGTGCAGGAAGTAAAGAATGGTGGAAAGAcgagtgactccaaaaaccctgTAACTGAGAAATGAGCATGTATACGCaaagaaaaatgttaaatccaTTAAAATGGTTGTAAAAACTTGTGTTAAAGCCAATAAATGTTTTACACAGAACTGCAGGTTGTAAAACAAGACTGTTTTATTAGAAAACATATTTTGTAACAAGTCTTATGGTGAGCATTCACCAGCACGTCATGAGACAAATATTGATCGAGATGCAATcataattaataaacaaaaatcagtAACGCATACAAGACTTGGTACATGCTGAGGAAAAGTAACTGTCtgtttgattttaaataaacattgtatgAAGGAAAAATAAACATCCCAACCTAGTACAATCAGGGTCTCGTTAGAAGTACACAAATaatctgtatttatttacctAACTCATCATCAACCCCTTAAATACTGTCCACATTAAAGCAttttaaatgtgtaataaaacaATGGAGGCACTTTGGAGCTATCGGTAATGCAGAACGTCTTGTCAAGTGTCAGCTTCAAACTGTGCCTTAAAaatggctaatgctaatatattTATCGTTAGCAGCTCATAAAAATAGACTATTTTTGAATAGAAATCTCTCACTGGTGTCTGTTTACCATTGCACATGCCTCACCCTGATTCACTGcatgaaaggaaaaaaacagcactttaATGGTTCAAGCCAAGtgaaaacagcatttttaatcCATACCATCAAAATCCAACTATAGTAATACCTTCATTCTTTTATTCAAGCTTTTTCAATTCAGACTGAGAAAACTTGCAACATCAAACTTGTACACTAAAATGTAtcggaataaataaatattctgcCTCAGTGACATGAACAGTCAAACTGTTACCAAAGCAGGTTTTTGCTGCCTTGCTCATTTACGCAGTGAGTGAGTGTCTGATCCTACAGAACCAGGATGTCTCCGGTGCAGCGCACGCAGCAGTTGAAGGTGATGTTTTCATAGCGAGTGTAGGGGTGAAACCTGCCGATGCTCTTTTTACTGCTGAGGAAGTTTGAGGCCTCAGAGTCGCTGATCGgaagctctgattggttctctgGGCAGGAAATTGGGTGTATGCTTTTCAACACCTACAATAGAACAGAgatgacacattttaaacatcctaaaaacaactaaaacatgGGTCATATTTCCACATGTATTGAGCTCCAATACCTTCTCAGCCATCTTCTCTGCTGGTGTGCTGCAGGGCTGCTCATTGGCTGTGCTGCTACTCTTCACATtactgatgctgctgctgtttttacCCAATAGGTGGGAGTTAATGGCTTCTGCCagcttgtgattggctacaGCCAGCTCTCCTGTGCTGAGAGGCTGTGCACTGGGATAATACGTCTGCTCACGCCCCCACTGCAGAGACACCAGGAGCTGCTCCAGAGACCTGGAGCCATTGAGGAATCATCAGAAAAAACTTC containing:
- the txnl4b gene encoding thioredoxin-like protein 4B produces the protein MSLFLPKLTCKKDIDEAIKGVAEKVLVLRFGRDEDSVCLQLDEILSKTAHDLSNMASIYIIDVEKAPIYTRYFDISYIPSTVFFFNGQHMKVDYGSPDHTKFVGSFKTKQDFMDLIEVIYRGAMRGKMIVQSPIDPQNIPKYDLLYHGI
- the trmt10c gene encoding tRNA methyltransferase 10 homolog C; the protein is MAMLRLFAARCCSTIWSHGHSLASHVAKKRTIRAISVSSASFNPQRHFSTGRAVWEDALQTSKPEEPEPLDLDGWKSVMRSQAAPKEKQVTNELVDSDGEDLDDPEGEPKDCSLEAMRDLVVMWRLAGKLVPQEMTDEELEGFAKVTTKSARKKYLKYLALKERYKLIRKKKQLEKAAVKETMIKERSDEEDGQRDNTLKNTLFLTFWSRSLDKFLAWRSASAMMYGQPLVFDMRYDSHMSRRELENAVSQLMEVEGWNRRAAEPYHLHFCNLQHNGPYMQELLKRYGEETWNRLFITTTHRQHVEVFPREQLVYLTADSPNVLRKYDHNKVYIIGAMVDRSIQSGVSLAQAKRLKLNTARLPLDEYLYWDIGAKNLTLDQMIRIMLTIKNTGKWEEALKFVPKRKHDGFHQERTHYNSNNRGTPSPEWRNQGKTVQNVYRKNSGFIAREKKTGYVRGENASPGTKIRTLLKSTLEARKSAGSKEWWKDE